The genomic region AAGGCGAGCCGATCTCCTGGACCGGCAAAGGTCTGGCCCGTCGCCCCTCGACCCCCAAGCAAATCCTGCGCATCCGGACCAATCTGTCCATGGTGTTCCAGCAGTTCAACCTCTGGGCCCATATGACCATCCTTCAGAACGTGATGGAGGCCCCGGTCACCGTGTTGGGCCGCGACCGCGCCGAGGCCGACGCCGACGCCCGTCGCTACCTGGACAAGGTCGGCATTGGCGATAAATGCGATGTCTTCCCGGCGCAATTGTCCGGTGGCCAGCAGCAGCGTGCCGCAATTGCCCGCGCTCTCTGCATGGAACCCGAGGCGCTACTGTTCGATGAACCCACCTCAGCCCTTGACCCCGAGCTGGAGCAAGAGGTGGTCAAAGTGATCAAGGACCTCGCGGCTGAAGGCCGCACAATGCTGCTGGTCACCCATGATATGAAACTGGCGGCAGATGTCTCAGACTATGTTGTGTTCCTGCATCAAGGTCTGATCGAGGAACAGGGCACACCGGACGAGGTCTTTGGCAATACCCAATCGGAACGATTGAGCGGCTTTCTGTCCGCCACCCGCCACTGAAATAACCAAACCAAAATAATCACAAAAATGTGGGAGTAATCTAATGAAGTCATTGTTCTTGGGCACCGCTGTGCTGGCCCTTAGCGCCAGCTTTGCACTTGCTGAAACCGTTCGTCTGGGCACCGAGGGCGCCTACCCTCCCTATAACTTCATCAACGACGCTGGCGAAGTTGACGGCTTTGAGCGCGAGCTGGGCGATGAGCTGTGCAAACGCGCCGAGCTGACCTGTACCTGGGTCACCAACGACTGGGATTCGATCATCCCTAACCTGACCTCGGGCAACTACGATGCTATCATCGCGGGCATGTCGATCACCCCGGAACGCGCCGAAGTGGTGGCTTTCACCCAGGGCTATACCCTGCCCTCACCGTCTTCTTATGCAGGCCTGTCGGCCGATATTGATATCAAATCCGCTGTGATTGCCGCGCAGGCCGCGACAATTCAGTCGGCCCATGTCGCTGCATCCGGTGCCACTCTGGTCGAGTTCCCAACTCCGGACGAAACCATCGCTGCGGTGAATGCAGGCGAAGCCGACGCGGTTCTGTCCGACAAGGACTTCCTGAACCCAATTGTTGCAGAATCTGACCTGGTGTTCCTGGGTGATATCTATCTGGGTGGCGGCATCGGCATGGCCTTCCGCAAGTCTGATAGCGAAATGCGCGGCAAGTTCGATGCGGCAATTGCGTCGATGAAAGCCGACGGCTCGCTGAACGAAATGCTGGACAAATGGGAGATCGAGGGCAAATTCTAAGCGCCCAGATCTGACATCAAGACTTGCGAGAGGGGGCATCGCCCCCTCTCCTTTTTACTGCCCGTATCGGCCCTGCTCCCTGCAAGAAAACGAGGCCCGCCATTTTTGGATATTGTTCAGACCCCGCCCTGCTGGATGGCCTCCAGTGGTTGTCCTGCTACCTGACCACAGGCAAGCATATGGGCTTCTATGTCTCGTTTGGGACGGTCCTTTTGTTGCTGGCGATCACCGCCCCGGCCGCCATGCTGTTTGGCTTTGGCGGTGCCATGGCCGCCCGCGGCCGCATCGCGCCGCTGCGCTGGCTGGGCAAAGCCTATATCGCCCTGGTGCGCGGGGTGCCGGATATCGCCTTTTTCCTGTTCTTCGTGATTGCACTGGATCAGGGCATTGAATGGCTGCGCCACCAGGTGAAATGCCCCGACTGGGATCAACCGATCCGCCAGGGCAGCGATTTTGTCGTCTGTTCTGCCGCCAAGATGCCGCTGGGCACCTCGCCGCAATGGATGCACGAAACATATGGGTTCACCCTAGCGGTGCTGACCTTTGCCATCGTATTTGGCGCCTTTGCCGCCAATGTGCTGTTTGGCGCCATGGGCGCCGTGCCCCATGGGCAGATCGAAACAGCCGAGTCCTATGGCATGACCCATCGGCAGACCTTCTGGCGCATTCTGGTGCCGCAGATGTGGATCTACGCGCTGCCCGGCCTGTCCAACCTGTGGATGGTCTTGATCAAGGCGACGCCGCTGCTGTTCCTGCTGGGTGTCGAAGACATTGTCTATTGGGCCCGCGAACTGGGTGGTTCCAAGACCTCCAGGTTCACCGCCTATCCACATGGCGACTGGCGCATGTGGTATTTCCTGGCCTTGCTGGTGTTCTATCTGGCCTTCACCAGGCTCTCCGAGGTATTTCTTGATCGGCTGACAGCCCGGCTGTCGCATGGCCAGGCCACCGTCGGTGGCACCGCGCAAAGGAAAGCGTCATGAGCTGTTTTCAGACCCTGCAGGACTATGGCCTGCGATCACTGGGGATTGGCGAACGGCTGCTGCCGCGCAGTGACTTTACCCTCTGTGAGCAGTTCACACTGATTGGCTCTGGGCTGATCTGGAATGTCTACTTTGGTCTTCTGGCAGTTATAGCCGGCTTTTTTCTTGCCACCGCTTTGGCAATCGCCAAGAGCGCGCAGAACCCGGTCTACCGCAAGCCGGCCGAATGGTTCATCTTCCTGTTCCGCGGCTCGCCTCTGTTCATCCAGTTCTTTTTTGCCTATTTCCTGTTCCTTCAGCTGAAAACCGTCAACCCGTTGTTTTCCCCGTTGACCTCAGCCTGGCTGGGAGCGCTTCTGGTGCTGTTTCTCAATACCTCGGCCTATAGCGCTGAAATCTTTTATGGCGCCCTGCGCTCGATCCCCAAGGGCGACATCGACGCGGCGGATGCCTATGGCATGACCGGCTGGTCCAGATTCCGCCGGATCACCTGGCCCACCATGTTGCGACTGGCCTGGCCGGCCTATACCAACGAAGCGATCTTTATGTTCCATGCCACCACACTGGTCTATTTCTCGGGGTTCCCGACCTGGCAGCAGAAGGGTGACGCGCTGTATTACGCCAACTACTTCGCTGACAAAACCTTCAACCCTTTTGTTCCTTACCCGATCCTGGCTTTCTATTTCATCCTGCTGACGCTGGTAATTATCGGCGTCTATGGCCAGGTCAACAAACGGCTGAACCGCCACTTGCCGCAGGCCAAGCGGGCCAAGTTGAAACTGCGGATGAACCTGATCCGCTAATCCGCTGCCGAAAGAGTCACCAGTGGCCCGGTTGGGGCGCCGGTGGATTTGAGTATTTTCAGCAAAAAGATGCTCGGGTTGGGGCAGATTGCAGCGGGCATCATGGGCGGCGATCAAACTTTTGATCAAATTATCTTGGCGTCGCGGGCTGCCTGCGCTAAACCCCATGCAAGCATCAAGGGAGCCCACCATGGATCTGTCCAAACTCAGCACAATCCGAATTGCCGCCTGTGATCTGAACGGTCAGATGCGCGGCAAGCGAATGCCTGCCGGGGCCGCCGCCAAGTTGCAGGATGGCGGCGCGCGACTGCCGCTGTCGGCCCTAAATCTGGATTTGTGGGGCAGTGACATCGACAATAGCCCGCTGGTGTTTGCGTCTGGAGACGCCGACGGCATTCTGCTGCCCACCAACCGGGATGCGGTGCCGATGCCCTGGCTTGCCACCCCAACGGCGCTGGTCCCGATGACCCTGTACCTGGAGGATGGCAGCGCCTTTCTGGGCGATCCCCGACAGGTGTTGGAAACCGTGCTGGCGCGCTATGGCGACCGTGGATGGACGGTGATAGCCGCAACGGAAATGGAATTCAATCTGGTGGATGCCAGTGGCGCCCAGCCGCGGCCGCCGATAAATCCGCTGACGGGGCGGGTTCTGGACAGTCATGCCATTGTGTCGCTGGCGGAACTGGACGCCTTTGATGCCTTCTTTACCGATCTGTATGACGCCGCGGCGGCGATGGATATTCCAGCCCAGACCGCGATCTCCGAAGGGGGCCTGGGCCAGTTCGAAATTAACCTGAACCATCAGGATGCGCTGCGCGCCGCCGATGATGCCTGGTTGTTCAAAACCATGGTCAAGGGCATG from Parasedimentitalea psychrophila harbors:
- a CDS encoding ABC transporter ATP-binding protein; translation: MTDTTPVLEIRGLHKSYGELEVIKGVDITAHRGNVVSLIGSSGSGKSTLLRCCNLLEDSQQGEILFKGEPISWTGKGLARRPSTPKQILRIRTNLSMVFQQFNLWAHMTILQNVMEAPVTVLGRDRAEADADARRYLDKVGIGDKCDVFPAQLSGGQQQRAAIARALCMEPEALLFDEPTSALDPELEQEVVKVIKDLAAEGRTMLLVTHDMKLAADVSDYVVFLHQGLIEEQGTPDEVFGNTQSERLSGFLSATRH
- a CDS encoding transporter substrate-binding domain-containing protein, with protein sequence MKSLFLGTAVLALSASFALAETVRLGTEGAYPPYNFINDAGEVDGFERELGDELCKRAELTCTWVTNDWDSIIPNLTSGNYDAIIAGMSITPERAEVVAFTQGYTLPSPSSYAGLSADIDIKSAVIAAQAATIQSAHVAASGATLVEFPTPDETIAAVNAGEADAVLSDKDFLNPIVAESDLVFLGDIYLGGGIGMAFRKSDSEMRGKFDAAIASMKADGSLNEMLDKWEIEGKF
- a CDS encoding ABC transporter permease, with the protein product MFGYCSDPALLDGLQWLSCYLTTGKHMGFYVSFGTVLLLLAITAPAAMLFGFGGAMAARGRIAPLRWLGKAYIALVRGVPDIAFFLFFVIALDQGIEWLRHQVKCPDWDQPIRQGSDFVVCSAAKMPLGTSPQWMHETYGFTLAVLTFAIVFGAFAANVLFGAMGAVPHGQIETAESYGMTHRQTFWRILVPQMWIYALPGLSNLWMVLIKATPLLFLLGVEDIVYWARELGGSKTSRFTAYPHGDWRMWYFLALLVFYLAFTRLSEVFLDRLTARLSHGQATVGGTAQRKAS
- a CDS encoding ABC transporter permease → MSCFQTLQDYGLRSLGIGERLLPRSDFTLCEQFTLIGSGLIWNVYFGLLAVIAGFFLATALAIAKSAQNPVYRKPAEWFIFLFRGSPLFIQFFFAYFLFLQLKTVNPLFSPLTSAWLGALLVLFLNTSAYSAEIFYGALRSIPKGDIDAADAYGMTGWSRFRRITWPTMLRLAWPAYTNEAIFMFHATTLVYFSGFPTWQQKGDALYYANYFADKTFNPFVPYPILAFYFILLTLVIIGVYGQVNKRLNRHLPQAKRAKLKLRMNLIR
- a CDS encoding glutamine synthetase family protein; translated protein: MDLSKLSTIRIAACDLNGQMRGKRMPAGAAAKLQDGGARLPLSALNLDLWGSDIDNSPLVFASGDADGILLPTNRDAVPMPWLATPTALVPMTLYLEDGSAFLGDPRQVLETVLARYGDRGWTVIAATEMEFNLVDASGAQPRPPINPLTGRVLDSHAIVSLAELDAFDAFFTDLYDAAAAMDIPAQTAISEGGLGQFEINLNHQDALRAADDAWLFKTMVKGMARRHGFAATFMAKPYAEEAGNGMHVHFSVVDQHGTNVFDDGGETGSDLLKQAVAGCLAAMPGSTLIFAPHGNSYQRLVPGAHAPTGAAWGYENRTTAIRIPGGSPKARRIEHRVAGGDVNPYLMLATVLGAAMVGIEDQMSPPAPIPGNAYAVPDLPQLAADWGAAIDAFETDPLIARILPPLLIQNLVMTKRQELARFAQQPSDTHWLSLLETI